The following coding sequences are from one Dreissena polymorpha isolate Duluth1 chromosome 8, UMN_Dpol_1.0, whole genome shotgun sequence window:
- the LOC127841198 gene encoding uncharacterized protein LOC127841198: MTTMNDTDIHLMKCPNHDTENQTFYCADHDVTVCGRCVHSNHKMCDSVDLYAVTADEARYSNSVSTLSSFEREIEGYENALIDDILLNDECKSNSLDAVDAFCSKLLKRLTILKDNSIRELTEKHLKNSTSLRQVLNKCKNERLSVNKRKLLIQELVEKHHDGHLYVELSRFDQNKQDIEAAIRSLNDGKQLLHFSFSPNKTLEKNICNEINDIGRISEHVHTNECLHEKLSQFDIVGVNRNETQRLLASRDLVYRVYGNVIVLLEEFERRSEIEQLPRSKIDIPDQSGKTDEEVKSKVEIQLVLFTAQLKACPANVAKRLNRQLRIKTICWTAVREDKRTPLNSTDTYVAQLYETLVKEQNASQETAHWPLQNIWVDTDEAAEDNDSFNPKTRTSANESDIYLGAKRIIDVNPRLHSYLQHDIQTVMLEICDKCE; encoded by the exons ATGACGACCATGAACGATACCGATATACATCTTATGAAGTGCCCGAATCATGACACAGAAAACCAGACATTTTATTGTGCCGATCATGACGTTACAGTATGTGGAAGGTGCGTACATTCGAATCATAAAATGTGCGACAGTGTCGACCTCTATGCAGTGACAGCAGATGAAGCCCGATACAGCAACAGTGTATCTACACTGAGTTCGTTTGAGAGAGAAATAGAAGGTTACGAAAATGCGTTAATTGATGATATTCTTTTGAATGATGAGTGTAAATCGAACTCACTTGACGCTGTAGATGCGTTTTGCTCTAAACTGCTGAAAAGATTGACGATTCTGAAGGACAATTCTATAAGAGAATTGACGGAAAAACACCTGAAAAATAGCACAAGTCTTCgtcaagttttaaataaatgcaaaaacgAAAGGTTAAGTGTGAACAAAAGAAAACTACTGATACAGGAATTAGTTGAGAAACACCACGATGGACATCTTTATGTAGAGCTTTCTCGTTTTGATCAAAACAAGCAGGACATTGAGGCAGCAATAAGAAGCTTAAATGATGGAAAGCAACTTTTGCATTTCTCATTTAGTCCAAATAAAACgctggaaaaaaatatttgcaatgaaataaatgacattggACGAATAAGTGAACACGTTCACACAAACGAGTGCTTGCACGAAAAACTATCGCAG TTTGATATCGTTGGAGTCAACAGAAATGAAACCCAACGTCTGTTAG CGAGTAGGGACTTGGTATACAGAGTTTATGGCAATGTCATCGTGCTGCTTGAAGAATTTGAAAGACGATCTGAAATTGAACAATTGCCAAGATCTAAAATTGATATACCGGACCAATCAGGGAAAACCGACGAAGAA GTCAAATCAAAGGTGGAAATTCAACTCGTGTTATTTACCGCACAACTGAAGGCCTGTCCAGCTAATGTTGCAAAAAGACTTAATAGGCAGTTGCGGATAAAAACCATTTGTTGGACCGCCGTGAGAGAGGACAAACGAACGCCTCTCAATTCAACAGATACATACGTAGCTCAACTTTATGAGACTCTTGTCAAAGA GCAGAACGCGTCACAAGAAACTGCGCACTGGCCATTGCAGAATATTTGGGTGGATACAGATGAAGCAGCAGAAGATAATGATTCATTCAATCCAAAAACACGAACTTCAGCAAACGAGTCTGACATTTATTTAG GCGCAAAAAGAATAATTGACGTTAATCCAAGACTTCATTCATATCTGCAACACGACATTCAAACTGTCATGCTGGAAATATGTGATAAATGCGAATAG